Sequence from the Gemmatimonadaceae bacterium genome:
AGCGAGCGGCATACGCCTCGGGCGCGTCCAGGACGGCCGTCGGCAGCGTCCCGACGGCGTGATGCTCTCATGGCGCTACACCGATCCCGCGACAGTCGTCGCGGACGGGTTGATTCCATTCTTCATCGACTGGGGACAGTCGCCGAATCCGGCTGCGAATGCACCGCAGGGTGCGAGACTCGTCGAGCTGCGCGCCGAACATCCGAACGCGGCGGCGATGCGTGATCAGTTGGAGTCGCTCGGGATCGGGTTGCGCGTCACTTCCGGGCCCCGAGCGGCGTTGATCGCAACGATAGATGGCGATCAAGGCCGGGTCGAGCTCCGTTAGCGGATCCCGGCGACCGGTGGCGAGTCCCGACCAAGGAACGTCGATAGTTTGATCGAGTGCAGCACGACGACCGCGAGCGCGCACGACTCTATGGACTGCGCCGGCCGGTGTCTGGCGTCTTCGCACCGATCGGATCCGCGCTGACACCGCCCGTGGTGATCTTCACGGGTTGAATCATCCCGCGATCGTCGAACCGCAGCTCGTCGATGCTCACCACACGATGGTTGCGATCCGTTTCTCCGAGCGGCCGACGATGGTAGACGATGTACCACTTTCCCGACGCCGGCGACTGAACCACCGAGTGGTGCCCGGCGCCCGTCGCGACGGTGGAGTCCTGCTGAAGGATCTTACCCACACGCTCGAATGGCCCGAACGGCGATGAGCCAACGGCGTACGCGACGGCGTAGTTTGGTCCGGTCCATCCGCCTTCGGACCACATGAAGTAGTACTTGTCGTTCTTGAGGAGCATGAACGCCCCCTCGACGTATCCCGCCGGCGTGATCTCCTTGAACGTGCTTCCGTCGGGAAGCGGGACGAATCCGGTGAAGTCGGCGTTCAGCTTCGCGATGTTGCAGTGACGCCAACCGCCGTAGACGATGTAGTACGACCCGTCGCGATCCTTGAACACCATCTGGTCGATCGGCTGCGCGCCATTGTGGAACCGGTCGATGAGTGGCTTGCCGAGGTAATCCGTGAACGGCCCTTCCGGCGTTCGCGAACGCGCGACGCCGATGCCGCCGACCTGCTGGTCGTTCTGGATGTCGTTGGCGCCGAAGAAGAGGTAGTACCAGCCGTCCTTCTCGACGATCGACGGTGCCCACACCGCTCGTTTCGCCCACGACACGTTCGCGACGTCGAGCACGCGCGGGTGCTTGGCCCACGTGATGAGATCGCGCGAGGAGAACGCGTCGAGGAACGTCTGCTGATCGTACGGCGCGGAGTACGTCGGGAAGATCCAGTACTGTCCGTCGAAGACGTGCGCTTCGGGGTCGGCGTACCAGCCCGGAAGAATCGGGTTACCGGATGTCTGTGATGGCGCGGCGGCGGGCAGCGCCAGCGCCGCGAGAAGGCACGAGACGCGAAGCGACCACCCAAGCTCGGCAAGACGAGGCATGCCCTGAAGTTGGGACCGTCGCACCGGTTCGACAACCGGAGATGATTCGTGCGTTCAGGCGCGCGATTTTCCGTGGCGTGCCAGGCGATTGGAAAGTTTTTTTACAGATCCACGCCCTTCTATATGAGAGTTCTCGCTGTGTCGTCTCGCACAGGCGAGAGACCGTGGCGCGACGCATTCTGAAGCGTCTTTGATTGACAAACGTGATTGGCACGAGCCGCACACCAATCTGGAGAAGCTTCGATGAGTCTATTCGCCCGCCGCCGCCGCGCCCCTGTGGCGCCCGCCGTATCAGACGGCTACTCAGTGATCGATGCCCGTCTGTCGATTCAAGGCGACATCTCGACCGACGGCACCGTCCGCGTGGACGGCCGCATCGACGGCACGCTGCACCGAGCGGACACGCTCATCATCGGCGCCGGCGGCGCCGTGATCGGCAACATCGAAGCGCGTGAGGTCGTGATCGGCGGCGAGCTGACCGGCGACCTCTCGGTGCGCGGCCGCGTGGAAATTCAGAAGACCGCGACGGTGCGCGGCGACATTCGCGCCGCGGCGGTCGGCCTCGAAGAGGGCGGCACGATCCACGGTCACGTCGTCGTGCACGCGCTCGACACCGACGTGCCGGTGATCGGCGAACGGCGCCTCATGCTCACCCCCAGCCGCTCGATGGCGGCGCAAGGCTAGCCGCGGCGGCTGACCAATGCAGAACAACGCGACGCCGGCGTGGACGCTGATTCTCGTCCCGCCGTCGCCGAGGGCAGCGCCCCGCCGCGTCGGCGTGAAGATGCGCACCGTGCGCATGTTCGCGATGCTGACGGCCGGCCTCTTCGCCGTGCTCGCGAGCTGGATGCTCGCGACTTCTGACACGGCTGTAGGCCTCGCCGACCGACTCGCCGAAGAGCAGCGGCTCACCGCGGCACTCGACGACACGGTGCAGTCGATGCGGATGGCGGCGCTCGCCGCGGAGGTGGCGAAGCTTCCGCCGGTCGGCATGATGATGCCGATCAACGGAGAGATCACGAGCCGCTTCTCACGCTCGCGCTTTCACCCGATCCTCGAGGTCTTCCGCGCGCACCGCGGCGTGGACCTCGCCGCGCCGGAGGGCACCCCGGTCAGCGCGCCCGCCGCGGGCCGCGTCGCGTCGGTCGGCCGGCGCCTCGGCTATGGATTGGTCGTCGAAGTCGTTCACTCCGGCGGCGTGGTGACTCGCTTTGCCCACTTGCAATCGTCGCTCGTACATGCGGGCGATTCCGTGACGATGGGACAGCAGATCGCCCGAGTCGGTGAAAGCGGACTCGCGACGGCACCGCATCTGCACTTCGAGGTGTGGCTCAAGGGAACGGCCGTGGATCCTGTGAAGTTCGTTGCGGCGACGCGTTTGGCGACGCCGGTGGGGACGGTGCACTGACGGTTGGGCCGGGAGACCGGTGACCGGTGGACCGGTTCGGATCTTCGCGATCGCGTGCCGTGGGGTCGGGAGCCGAAGACCGCGACGCATGCACGGCTGCTGCGTTGGTGCCCGCGAGCTTGCGAGCTGGCGCCAGGCATGGTCTCGTAAGAGCGTACCGCTCACGAACGCGGAGGCCTCAATGGGCTCTCAGGCTGCAACAGCCGTCGTGGACTCGAATCGACGCTCGCGTATCTGGCTCGGGCTTCTGCTTCTTGCCGCCGGGCTCTCGGGCCACCTCTTCGCGGCCCAAGCCATCGGCGGCAGATACGTCGCGTACAAGGATCACATCGAAGGATTCTTGATTCTCACGCTCGCGTCGTTGGTCGTCGTCGGGCTGCTGCAGTGGCGCTTCTGGAAGGGCCGCCGCGATCTGACGATCCTCATCGTCGGCGCGGTGCAAGCTGTCTTCGGCCTCGTGATCTACATCGAGCGATTTCACGTGTGACGTTCGCGAACAGTTGTGTGTGCCATGCTAGAGGCTAAAGGCGGAACGGCGCTTCTCATCGCCGCGTGCCTCACGGCGTGCGCGAGCGGGGGCGAGGGAGCTCGCCAAGCGGGTCTGCCCGCGGTTGACTCCGTAGCACTGGCTGCCGCCAACGCCGGCGACACGGACGTCGTTCGCGGACTCGGCGTTCCGACCGACCGCGACGACACACTTGGTACGCGATACGGCAAGCACGAGGCGCCGAGAGAAGTGGCGGCGCCGGATTGCCGCCCCGGCGGCATCGCGCTTTGCGTGACCGACACCGCGACGACGGTTCGATCCGTCGAGTGCTGCATGGCCGATCAGCGCGAAACGCGATGGCTGGTGTTCGCGGCGGCCGGCGACTCTATGCAGCTGTTCTTATATCCGGACGGAAGCTATCTGGACATGGACCCGCCCAGCGCCGGCCACTATGGCGCGGAGCATTCGCGCGGCGTCGACGCCTCGTGGATACGTCCACGTTTTGCGCACCGTGGGGCGTACGTGTTCACCGTCGGCATACAATCGGACGATCCCATCGAGTACGACCTCCGCGTCGCGCCGGTCATCGCGAGGGGCGCGTCGCGGCCCGTCGGCAAATCGGCGACGCTCACGATCACCGGGAAACCCTCGTCGAAAGTCGTGATCGCGCCGGCCTCGCTGGTCGCCTTGA
This genomic interval carries:
- a CDS encoding VOC family protein translates to ASGIRLGRVQDGRRQRPDGVMLSWRYTDPATVVADGLIPFFIDWGQSPNPAANAPQGARLVELRAEHPNAAAMRDQLESLGIGLRVTSGPRAALIATIDGDQGRVELR
- a CDS encoding glycoside hydrolase family 43 protein; translated protein: MPRLAELGWSLRVSCLLAALALPAAAPSQTSGNPILPGWYADPEAHVFDGQYWIFPTYSAPYDQQTFLDAFSSRDLITWAKHPRVLDVANVSWAKRAVWAPSIVEKDGWYYLFFGANDIQNDQQVGGIGVARSRTPEGPFTDYLGKPLIDRFHNGAQPIDQMVFKDRDGSYYIVYGGWRHCNIAKLNADFTGFVPLPDGSTFKEITPAGYVEGAFMLLKNDKYYFMWSEGGWTGPNYAVAYAVGSSPFGPFERVGKILQQDSTVATGAGHHSVVQSPASGKWYIVYHRRPLGETDRNHRVVSIDELRFDDRGMIQPVKITTGGVSADPIGAKTPDTGRRSP
- a CDS encoding polymer-forming cytoskeletal protein codes for the protein MSLFARRRRAPVAPAVSDGYSVIDARLSIQGDISTDGTVRVDGRIDGTLHRADTLIIGAGGAVIGNIEAREVVIGGELTGDLSVRGRVEIQKTATVRGDIRAAAVGLEEGGTIHGHVVVHALDTDVPVIGERRLMLTPSRSMAAQG
- a CDS encoding M23 family metallopeptidase; amino-acid sequence: MQNNATPAWTLILVPPSPRAAPRRVGVKMRTVRMFAMLTAGLFAVLASWMLATSDTAVGLADRLAEEQRLTAALDDTVQSMRMAALAAEVAKLPPVGMMMPINGEITSRFSRSRFHPILEVFRAHRGVDLAAPEGTPVSAPAAGRVASVGRRLGYGLVVEVVHSGGVVTRFAHLQSSLVHAGDSVTMGQQIARVGESGLATAPHLHFEVWLKGTAVDPVKFVAATRLATPVGTVH